ATCATTCAGTCAGGAGGAATAGAATTAATGTTTAAGTGGCTTGATGACCATTTCGAAGAAGTTATCATGGTCATATTTCTGATTCTGATTGCATGTGTCATGATGCTTCAGGTCGTAGTGCGCAAAATCCCCTTCATCCAGTCGCTCACTTGGGCTGAAGAGTTTTCGCGCTTCATGTGGATCGGCAGCGTGTTCATCTCCCTTCCCTACACAATCAGGAAGGCTAACATGCTCAGGGTAAGCGTAGTCCTTGACCTCTTCCCCCAGAAGCTCCGCAAGACCATCAACCTCTGCGTTGATGTAATCGTCGCGGTGTGCATGGGTCTTCTCGCGTACCACTCCATCGAGTGCCTCAAGTGGTCCGCCGGAGAGATGCTCGAGGGCGCAAAGGCTGAGACTTCCCCCGCAATGAACTGGCCGATGTGGTGGCTGTATGCCTGCGCACTGTTCGGGT
The window above is part of the Synergistaceae bacterium genome. Proteins encoded here:
- a CDS encoding TRAP transporter small permease — protein: MFKWLDDHFEEVIMVIFLILIACVMMLQVVVRKIPFIQSLTWAEEFSRFMWIGSVFISLPYTIRKANMLRVSVVLDLFPQKLRKTINLCVDVIVAVCMGLLAYHSIECLKWSAGEMLEGAKAETSPAMNWPMWWLYACALFGFALATLRAVQMFFIHLAKFNEKELTTLEQTQLDAQAELEAAKSAEGAK